One Malassezia restricta chromosome III, complete sequence DNA segment encodes these proteins:
- a CDS encoding uracil phosphoribosyltransferase → MSGVSSGSPTLPPNAERMPQTPQLHALLTIIRDKNTQRSDFIFYSDRIIRLLVEEGLNHLPVFEHTVNTPTGVPYRGVAFQGRICGVSILRAGEAMEAGLRECCRSVRIGKILIQRDEDTAKPKLFYAKLPEDIADRWVLLLDPMLATGGSAIQAMQVLVDHGVQPSKILFLNMIASPEGLHNVWKAFPDVRVISAWVDTKLSDRNYILPGLGDYGDRYYSG, encoded by the coding sequence ATGTCAGGCGTCTCATCAGGATCGCCGACGCTCCCGCCCAATGCAGAGCGGATGCCACAGAcgccgcagctgcatgcTCTCCTCACGATCATTCGTGACAAGAACACACAGCGCTCCGACTTTATCTTCTACTCGGACCGAATTATTCGGCTCTTAGTCGAAGAGGGTCTGAATCATTTGCCTGTGTTCGAGCACACGGTCAACACGCCGACGGGCGTACCATACCGTGGCGTTGCATTTCAGGGCCGGATATGTGGTGTGTCAATACTCAGGGCCGGTGAAGCTATGGAGGCGGGTCTCCGAGAGTGCTGTCGCAGTGTGCGCATAGGCAAGATTctgatccagcgcgacgaAGATACCGCCAAGCCGAAGCTATTTTACGCCAAGTTGCCAGAAGATATTGCGGATCGCTGGGTCCTTCTTCTTGATCCGATGCTGGCAACGGGCGGATCGGCCATCCAGGCGATGCAGGTGTTGGTGGATCACGGCGTCCAGCCCAGCAAGATTTTGTTCCTCAACATGATTGCGAGCCCTGAGGGTCTTCACAATGTGTGGAAGGCATTCCCAGACGTGCGTGTAATTTCGGCCTGGGTTGATACCAAGCTATCTGACCGCAATTATATTCTTCCAGGTCTGGGTGATTACGGTGATCGGTACTATAGCGGCTAG